A single Harpia harpyja isolate bHarHar1 chromosome 6, bHarHar1 primary haplotype, whole genome shotgun sequence DNA region contains:
- the A2M gene encoding LOW QUALITY PROTEIN: alpha-2-macroglobulin (The sequence of the model RefSeq protein was modified relative to this genomic sequence to represent the inferred CDS: inserted 1 base in 1 codon), whose translation MGPGLQPLSPPAPGLFAEESXKGLARRAEGEYKQHRTRLRVCLTHHDLLRTMGKDGLLIKPSVFLLLLFFLPGHSSPATEPQYMVLLPFLIHTDSPEKVCVQLTHLNESVTLSATLEYQGENRSLIDDVVSEKDMFTCIPFSLPKSNNQSPVTFITVTVKGATLQFRSRKSVLVKNSESLVFVQTDKPVYKPGQTVLFRIVSLDTDFRPLNEVFPLVYIEDPKKNRVYQWTKAELEKGLIQLFFNLTSEPMQGTYTVVAQKASGKTIRHPFSVEEYVLPKFEVTVKMPKVITILDEKLKVTVCGLYTFGKPVPGLVSFRVCRKFEHAATACYGEEAKAVCDEFSGQTDNYGCISETVKTKLFQLKRSGYENKLHVEAKIKEEETGVELTGTSFSEITTTISKITFEHSDSHYKPGIPYFGQVKLVDGSGAPIANEVVKISLQGGQETNYTTNEEGRAQFVLNTSKLNFDSVGMRATHKVHPYCYDRAWVVPYYEEGYLQLKRFYSPSNSFLKIEPESKTLSCGFSTEVRVHYILTPAAIGEQKKIVFYYLVMAKGIIKQAGTHILDLQQESANGVFSLQLPVQADIAPVAQVLVYTTAPSSEVIADSTKFNVEKCFSNKVDLSFSASEGLPSSDAHLLFRASPNSLCAVRAVDKSVLLMKPEADLSPSSVYSLLPVKELHDYHHGPDMLLEEPLEKCVPLEKIVLNGITYSPVVVMNEEDTYSILKEMGLKVFTNTKVRKPWYCSTDNYMPAGVRLESSSVMSGAPIQAMRTSGIQSDRLFATLRTPEEVTETVRKYFPETWIWSLVSISSEGNADLDVTIPDTITEWKANAFCTSADTGFGLSPTVSLRAFQPFFVELTMPYSVVRGESFTLKATVFNYLTACIRVSVTLAQSTHFLATLVEKEEESHCLCENGRKTVAWLVTPKSLGQVEFSVSTEALQNQQPCGNAIVETPEKGRKDTVIRQLLVEPEGVEKETAQNSVLCVKGVPAKQKFSLLLPSNVVQDSGRAYFSVLGDIMGTAMQNLHQLLQMPFGCGEQNMVLFAPNIYVLDYLNKTGQLSEEVKSKAIGYLVSGYQRQLKYKHPDGSYSTFGPRYGQLGNTWLTAFVLKSFAQARPHIFIDEKHIQDALVWLSYKQKENGCFRSSGTLLNNAMKGGVDNEVSLTAYITIALLEIPLPVTHSVVRNALFCLETAADEKENHVYTKALMAYAFALAGKEEKRKALLSSLEKEAVKKDGSVHWQRPGKEPEVDLPYYRYRAPSAEVEMTAYVLLAHLTTQPAPSQEELSFASLIAKWISGQQNPNGGFSSTQDTVVALQALSLYGAVTYAKSGAASKVTLRSGGDFQQDFQVDPTNRLLLQRVPLPQVPGEYSTEVSGEGCVYLQTSLRYNVQPTQEDAPFLLHVYTIPETCADSKAHKVFDIGINVSYTGERNGSNMVIVDVKMLSGFIPVKSSVRKLEGRRVIERTELSTNHVLVYLEKLSSETLGFSFTVERDIPVRGLKPAQVKVYDYYETDEFATQEYGAPCSTAKDEQINA comes from the exons GCAGTATATGGTGCTACTGCCCTTTCTGATACACACTGATTCTCCTGAGAAAGTCTGTGTTCAGCTGACCCACCTGAATGAGTCTGTGACGCTGAGTGCCACACTCGAGTATCAAGGCGAAAACAGGAGCTTGATTGATGACGTGGTGTCAGAGAAGGACATGTTTACCTGCATCCCTTTCTCA CTTCCAAAATCAAATAACCAGTCACCAGTCACATTTATCACTGTGACAGTGAAGGGGGCAACACTGCAGTTCAGGAGCCGCAAGTCGGTGCTGGTCAAGAATTCTGAGAGCTTGGTCTTCGTCCAGACAGACAAACCCGTCTACAAGCCCGGACAGACAG TCCTGTTCAGAATTGTTTCTCTGGATACAGACTTCCGTCCCTTGAATGAAGTG TTTCCACTGGTGTATATCGAG GACCCAAAGAAAAACCGTGTGTACCAGTGGACAAAGGCAGAGTTAGAGAAGGGGTTAATCCAGCTGTTCTTCAACCTCACCTCCGAACCTATGCAAGGGACCTACACAGTGGTGGCACAGAAGGCCTCTGGGAAGACAATTCGGCATCCTTTCTCTGTGGAGGAGTATG TGCTGCCAAAATTCGAAGTAACAGTGAAAATGCCCAAGGTGATCACCATTCTTGATGAGAAGCTGAAGGTGACAGTTTGTGGTCT ATACACATTTGGGAAGCCTGTTCCTGGCCTCGTGAGCTTCCGTGTCTGCCGCAAGTTTGAACATGCAGCCACTGCCTGCTATGGCGAAGAGGCTAAAGCAGTGTGTGACGAGTTCTCTGGACAG ACAGACAACTATGGCTGCATTTCTGAAACGGTAAAGACCAAGTTATTCCAGCTCAAGAGAAGTGGGTATGAGAATAAGCTCCATGTGGAGGCTAAGATTAAAGAGGAGGAGACAG GAGTGGAGTTGACTGGAACAAGCTTCTCTGAGATCACAACCACCATTAGCAAAATCACCTTTGAGCATTCAGACTCTCACTACAAACCTGGAATCCCCTACTTTGGGCAG GTGAAACTAGTGGATGGGTCTGGTGCTCCAATCGCCAATGAAGTTGTGAAGATTTCTTTACAAGGAGGCCAGGAAACCAACTATACAACAAATGAAGAGGGCAGGGCACAGTTTGTCCTGAACACTTCCAAGTTGAACTTCGATTCTGTTGGAATGAGG gcAACTCACAAAGTACACCCCTACTGCTATGACCGTGCCTGGGTTGTTCCATATTATGAAGAAGGCTATCTCCAACTAAAGCGCTTTTACTCTCCTAGTAATAGCTTCCTCAAAATTGAGCCCGAGTCCAAGACACTAAGCTGTGGCTTCTCCACAGAGGTCCGGGTGCACTATATCCTTACTCCAGCAGCCATaggagagcagaagaaaatcGTCTTTTACTACCTG GTGATGGCCAAGGGAATCATTAAGCAAGCGGGCACCCACATTCTGGATTTGCAGCAGGAAAGTG CCAATGGGGTCTTCTCGCTACAGCTGCCTGTACAAGCTGATATTGCTCCAGTGGCCCAAGTGCTTGTCTATACCACTGCCCCCAGCAGTGAGGTAATTGCTGATTCAACCAAGTTCAACGTAGAAAAGTGTTTCAGCAATAAG GTGGACTTGAGCTTCTCTGCTTCTGAAGGCCTGCCTTCCTCTGATGCTCACTTGCTGTTCAGAGCCTCCCCGAACTCCCTCTGCGCCGTCCGGGCTGTGGACAAGAGCGTTCTCCTCATGAAGCCAGAAGCTGACCTGTCACCCAGCTCT GTGTATAGCTTGCTGCCAGTGAAGGAATTGCATGACTATCACCATGGTCCAGACATGCTCTTGGAGGAGCCCCTGGAGAAATGCGTCCCCTTGGAGAAGATAGTTCTGAATGGGATCACCTATTCTCCAGTAGTGGTGATGAATGAAGAGGACACTTACAGCATCCTAAAG GAAATGGGTTTAAAGGTTTTCACAAATACCAAGGTGAGGAAACCTTGGTATTGCAGCACTGACAATTACATGCCTGCAGGAGTCCGCCTTGAATCATCTTCAGTCATGTCTGGAGCACCTATACAGGCAATGAGGACAAGCG GCATTCAGTCAGATAGGCTTTTTGCCACATTACGCACTCCTGAAGAGGTGACGGAGACAGTCCGAAAGTATTTCCCAGAAACTTGGATTTGGAGTTTAGTATCTATAAG CTCTGAGGGAAATGCTGATCTAGACGTGACCATCCCTGACACCATCACCGAGTGGAAAGCCAATGCATTCTGCACTTCGGCAGACACGGGCTTTGGCCTGTCCCCGACAGTGTCCCTCAGAgccttccagcccttctttgTAGAGCTCACCATGCCCTACTCTGTAGTGCGTGGTGAGTCCTTCACGCTGAAAGCCACCGTTTTCAACTACCTGACCGCCTGCATCAGG GTCAGTGTGACTCTGGCTCAGTCTACTCATTTCCTGGCTACTCTagtggaaaaggaggaagaatctCACTGTCTCTGCGAGAATGGGAGGAAAACCGTGGCTTGGCTGGTGACTCCCAAATCTCTAG GGCAGGTGGAGTTCTCGGTGAGCACCGAGGCCCTGCAGAACCAGCAGCCCTGCGGGAACGCCATCGTGGAGACCCCTGAGAAAGGGCGGAAAGACACGGTCATCAGACAGCTGCTGGTGGAG CCTGAAGGAGTTGAGAAGGAAACAGCCCAGAACTCTGTGCTCTGTGTAAAAG GAGTGCCTGCGAAACAGAAGTTTTCCCTGTTGCTACCCTCAAATGTGGTACAAGACTCAGGAAGAGCATATTTCTCAGTGCTGG GTGACATCATGGGCACTGCCATGCAGAAcctgcaccagctcctgcagatgCCGTTCGGCTGTGGAGAGCAGAACATGGTCCTGTTTGCACCCAACATCTACGTCCTGGACTATCTGAACAAGACAGGGCAGCTGAGCGAGGAGGTCAAATCCAAGGCCATTGGATACTTAGTGAGCG GTTATCAGAGGCAGCTGAAGTACAAGCACCCAGATGGCTCTTACAGTACCTTTGGACCACGTTATGGCCAACTGGGGAACACCTG GCTCACAGCTTTTGTCCTCAAGTCTTTTGCCCAGGCCCGGCCTCACATCTTCATAGATGAGAAGCACATCCAGGATGCTTTGGTCTGGCTGTCGTACAAACAGAAGGAGAACGGCTGTTTCCGCAGTTCTGGGACACTCCTGAACAATGCTATGAAG GGTGGAGTGGACAACGAGGTCTCGCTGACAGCCTACATCACTATTGCGTTGCTGGAGATTCCTCTGCCTGTAACT CACTCGGTGGTCCGTAATGCTCTGTTCTGCctggaaacagcagcagatgagaaagaaaaccacGTGTACACCAAGGCACTGATGGCGTACGCCTTTGccctggcagggaaggaggagaaacgGAAGGCATTGCTTAGCTCACTTGAAAAGGAAGCCGTGAAAAAGG ATGGGTCTGTTCATTGGCAGCGACCTGGGAAAGAGCCAGAGGTTGATCTCCCGTACTATCGCTACCGAGCTCCCTCTGCTGAAGTGGAGATGACAGCCTACGTGCTCCTTGCTCACCTCACCACGCAGCCGGCACCTTCCCAGGAGGAGCTGTCATTCGCGTCTCTTATTGCAAAGTGGATCAGTGGTCAGCAGAATCCCAATGGAGGCTTCTCCTCCACCCAG GACACAGTGGTGGCTCTCCAAGCCCTGTCCCTGTACGGAGCTGTCACCTACGCCAAGAGCGGAGCAGCTTCCAAAGTGACCCTGCGGTCGGGAGGGGACTTCCAGCAAGACTTCCAAGTGGATCCCACAAACCGTCTGCTGCTCCAGCGCGTGCCCCTGCCCCAGGTGCCAGGGGAGTACAGCACGGAGGTGTCTGGCGAAGGATGCGTCTACCTGCAG ACAAGCCTGAGGTACAACGTGCAGCCCACACAGGAGGACGCACCCTTCCTGCTTCATGTGTACACAATCCCAGAGACATGCGCGGACTCCAAGGCTCACAAGGTCTTTGACATAGGCATAAATGTCAG TTACACTGGGGAGCGCAACGGCTCCAACATGGTGATTGTTGATGTGAAGATGCTGTCGGGATTCATCCCCGTGAAGTCCTCCGTGAGGAAG CTGGAAGGCCGCCGCGTTATTGAGCGCACAGAGTTGAGTACCAACCACGTCCTAGTGTATCTGGAAAAG CTGAGCAGCGAGACCCTCGGCTTCTCCTTCACGGTGGAGCGGGACATCCCCGTGCGGGGCCTGAAGCCGGCCCAGGTGAAGGTCTACGACTACTACGAGACGG ATGAGTTTGCCACGCAGGAGTACGGCGCTCCCTGCTCCACAG CCAAGGATGAACAGATAAATGCCTGA